One genomic segment of Lysobacter sp. 5GHs7-4 includes these proteins:
- a CDS encoding HAD hydrolase-like protein — protein sequence MAAATTTLFFDLDGTLIDSAVGITRCVAHALTRMEQPVPPESELRRWIGPSLRTSFGPLFSQPEQVERAVEHYRERFESHGWAEHEVYGGIEQTVESLHAAGYRLAIVTAKNEPHARKIIEHLPFGHRFDDVIGSTMDGSLSDKPELIAEALRRFSLDAQDCWMIGDRRMDIEGARHHGMRNIGVLWGFGGEEELRLAGAQRLAEKPEQLPGLTAA from the coding sequence GTGGCCGCGGCCACGACGACGCTGTTCTTCGACCTCGACGGCACCCTGATCGACTCGGCGGTCGGCATCACCCGCTGCGTCGCCCACGCGTTGACGCGCATGGAACAACCGGTGCCGCCGGAATCGGAGCTGCGGCGCTGGATCGGCCCCTCGCTGCGCACCAGCTTCGGGCCGCTGTTCTCGCAGCCCGAACAGGTCGAGCGCGCGGTCGAGCACTACCGCGAACGTTTCGAAAGCCACGGCTGGGCCGAGCACGAGGTTTACGGGGGCATCGAACAGACGGTTGAATCGCTGCACGCGGCCGGTTACCGCCTGGCCATCGTCACCGCCAAGAACGAACCGCACGCGCGCAAGATCATCGAGCACCTGCCGTTCGGCCACCGCTTCGACGACGTCATCGGCTCGACCATGGACGGCAGCCTCAGCGATAAGCCCGAGCTGATCGCCGAGGCGCTGCGGCGTTTTTCGCTGGACGCGCAGGATTGCTGGATGATCGGCGACCGCCGCATGGACATCGAAGGCGCGCGCCACCACGGCATGCGCAACATCGGCGTGCTCTGGGGCTTCGGCGGCGAAGAGGAACTGCGATTGGCCGGTGCGCAGCGGCTGGCGGAGAAGCCGGAGCAGTTGCCCGGGTTGACTGCGGCTTGA
- a CDS encoding phosphoglycerate kinase: MSIVRMTDLDLAGKRVLIREDLNVPIDAGRITSELRILAALPTLKLALEKGAAVMVTSHLGRPKEGVWSEADSLAPVAARLSQLLGLEVPLVKDWVDGVDVAPGRLVLLENCRMNVGEGKDDEVLSKKYAALCDVFVMDAFGTAHRAQASTHGVIRQAKLAAGGPLLMAELDALAKALEQPARPLLAIVAGSKVSTKLELLSSLVGKVDQLIVGGGIANTFIAALGHGVGKSLVENDLIDTAKKIMADAKARGADIPVPTDVVVAPAFAADAPATVKAVDAVGADDMILDIGPDTAARYAQLIKDAGTVVWNGPVGVFEFDAFGHGTEALARAIAASKAFSIAGGGDTLAAVDKYGIADDVSYISTGGGAFLEFLEGKELPAVAALKSRSA; the protein is encoded by the coding sequence GTGTCCATCGTCCGCATGACCGATCTCGATCTCGCCGGCAAACGCGTGCTGATCCGAGAAGATCTCAACGTGCCGATCGACGCCGGCCGCATCACTTCCGAGCTGCGCATCCTGGCGGCCCTGCCGACCCTGAAGCTGGCCCTGGAAAAAGGCGCCGCGGTCATGGTGACCTCGCACCTGGGCCGGCCCAAGGAAGGCGTGTGGAGCGAAGCCGATTCGCTGGCGCCGGTGGCCGCGCGTTTGTCGCAGCTGTTGGGCCTCGAGGTGCCGCTGGTCAAGGACTGGGTCGACGGCGTCGACGTCGCGCCCGGCCGGCTGGTGCTGTTGGAAAACTGCCGTATGAACGTCGGCGAGGGCAAGGACGACGAGGTCTTGTCGAAAAAGTACGCCGCGCTGTGCGACGTGTTCGTCATGGACGCCTTCGGCACCGCCCATCGCGCCCAGGCTTCCACCCACGGCGTGATCCGCCAGGCCAAGCTCGCCGCCGGCGGTCCGCTGCTGATGGCCGAACTGGACGCATTGGCCAAGGCGCTGGAACAGCCCGCGCGCCCGCTGCTGGCGATCGTCGCCGGCTCCAAGGTGTCGACCAAGCTGGAACTGCTGTCCTCGCTGGTCGGCAAGGTCGATCAACTCATCGTCGGCGGCGGCATCGCCAACACCTTCATCGCCGCGCTCGGCCATGGCGTGGGCAAGTCGCTGGTCGAGAACGACCTGATCGACACCGCCAAGAAGATCATGGCCGATGCCAAGGCGCGCGGCGCCGACATTCCGGTGCCGACCGACGTCGTGGTCGCGCCGGCCTTCGCCGCCGACGCGCCGGCCACGGTCAAGGCGGTCGACGCGGTCGGCGCCGACGACATGATCCTGGACATCGGCCCGGACACCGCCGCGCGCTACGCGCAGCTGATCAAGGACGCCGGCACCGTGGTCTGGAACGGCCCGGTCGGCGTGTTCGAATTCGACGCCTTCGGCCATGGCACCGAAGCGCTGGCGCGCGCGATCGCCGCGTCCAAGGCCTTCTCCATCGCCGGCGGCGGCGACACCCTGGCCGCGGTCGACAAGTACGGCATCGCCGACGACGTCAGCTACATCTCCACCGGCGGCGGCGCGTTCCTGGAATTCCTGGAAGGCAAGGAACTGCCGGCGGTCGCCGCGCTCAAGTCGCGGAGCGCCTGA